The following coding sequences are from one Canis lupus baileyi chromosome 19, mCanLup2.hap1, whole genome shotgun sequence window:
- the HNRNPM gene encoding heterogeneous nuclear ribonucleoprotein M isoform X7, translating to MEESMKKAAEVLNKHSLSGRPLKVKEDPDGEHARRAMQKVMATTGGMGMGPGGPGMINIPPSILNNPNIPNEIIHALQAGRLGSTVFVANLDYKVGWKKLKEVFSMAGVVVRADILEDKDGKSRGIGTVTFEQSIEAVQAISMFNGQLLFDRPMHVKMDERALPKGDFFPPERPQQLPHGLGGIGMGLGPGGQPIDANHLNKGIGMGNIGPAGMGMEGIGFGINKMGGMEGPFGGGMENMGRFGSGMNMGRINEMERGMGGGFERDFARNKMGMSRSFGEPLGRGMEILSNALKRGEIIAKQGGGGGGGSVPGIERMGPGIDRIGGAGMERMGAGLGHGMDRVGSEIERMGLVMDRMGSVERMGSGIERMGPLGLDHMASSIERMGQTMERIGSGVERMGAGMGFGLERMAAPIDRVGQTIERMGSGVERMGPAIERMGLSMERMVPAGMGAGLERMGPVMDRMATGLERMGANNLERMGLERMGANSLERMGLERMGANSLERMGPAMGPALGAGIERMGLAMGGGGGASFDRAIEMERGNFGGSFAGSFGGAGGHAPGVARKACQIFVRNLPFDFTWKMLKDKFNECGDLD from the exons ATGGAAGAAAGCATGAAAAAAGCTGCCGAAGTTCTAAACAAGCATAGTCTGAGTGGAAGACCACTGAAAGTCAAAGAA GATCCTGATGGTGAACATGCCAGGAGAGCAATGCAAAAGGTGATGGCTACGACCGGTGGGATGGGTATGGGACCAGGTGGCCCAGGAATGATTAATATCCCACCCAGTATCCTAAATAATCCTAACATCCCAAATGAGATTATCCATGCATTACAGGCTGGAAGACTTGGAAGCACGGTATTTGTAGCAAAT CTGGATTATAAAGTTGGCTGGAAGAAGCTGAAGGAAGTTTTTAGTATGGCTGGTGTGGTGGTCCGAGCAGACATTCTTGAGGATAAAGATGGAAAAAGTCGTGGAATAGGCACTGTTACTTTTGAACAGTCCATTGAAGCTGTGCAAGCCATAT CTATGTTTAATGGTCAACTGCTATTTGATAGACCAATGCACGTGAAAATG GATGAAAGGGCCTTACCAAAAGGAGATTTTTTCCCTCCTGAGCGTCCACAGCAACTTCCCC atggACTTGGTGGTATTGGCATGGGGTTAGGCCCAGGAGGACAGCCTATTGATGCCAATCACCTGAATAAAGGCATTGGCATGGGAAACATAGGACCCGCAG gaatggGAATGGAAGGCATAGgatttggaataaataaaatgggag GCATGGAGGGACCTTTTGGTGGCGGTATGGAAAACATGGGTCGATTTGGATCTGGGATGAACATGGGCAGAATAAATG AGATGGAGCGTGGCATGGGTGGAGGATTTGAGAGAGACTTTGCCAGAAACAAGATGGGAATGTCTCGAAGCTTTGGCGAGCCCCTTGGCAGAGGAATGG AAATCCTAAGTAATGCACTGAAGAGAGGAGAGATCATTGCAAAGCAGGGAGGAG gtggaggtggaggcagtGTCCCTGGGATCGAGAGGATGGGCCCTGGCATTGACCGCATTGGGGGTGCCGGCATGGAGCGCATGGGCGCAGGCCTGGGCCATGGCATGGATCGTGTGGGCTCCGAGATTGAGCGCATGGGCCTGGTCATGGACCGCATGGGCTCAGTTGAGCGCATGGGCTCTGGCATCGAGCGCATGGGCCCACTGGGCCTCGACCACATGGCCTCCAGCATCGAGCGCATGGGCCAGACCATGGAGCGCATCGGCTCTGGCGTGGAGCGCATGGGTGCCGGCATGGGCTTTGGCCTTGAGCGCATGGCCGCGCCCATCGACCGCGTGGGCCAGACCATTGAGCGCATGGGCTCTGGTGTAGAGCGTATGGGCCCTGCCATCGAGCGCATGGGCCTGAGCATGGAGCGCATGGTGCCCGCAGGCATGGGGGCTGGCCTGGAGCGCATGGGCCCTGTGATGGATCGCATGGCCACCGGCCTGGAGCGCATGGGCGCCAACAACCTGGAGCGAATGGGCCTGGAGCGAATGGGCGCCAACAGTCTCGAGCGCATGGGCCTGGAGCGCATGGGCGCCAACAGCCTGGAGCGCATGGGTCCTGCCATGGGTCCAGCCCTAGGTGCTGGCATTGAGCGTATGGGCCTGGCCATGGGTGGCGGTGGCGGTGCCAGCTTTGACCGCGCCATCGAGATGGAGCGTGGCAACTTTGGAGGAAGCTTCGCAGGTTCCTTTGGCGGAGCTGGAGGCCATGCTCCTGGGGTGGCCAGGAAGGCCTGCCAGATATTTGTGAGAAAT cTCCCATTTGATTTTACATGGAAGATGCTAAAAGACAAATTCAACGAATGTG GTGATCTGGACTGA
- the HNRNPM gene encoding heterogeneous nuclear ribonucleoprotein M isoform X1 — protein MEESMKKAAEVLNKHSLSGRPLKVKEDPDGEHARRAMQKVMATTGGMGMGPGGPGMINIPPSILNNPNIPNEIIHALQAGRLGSTVFVANLDYKVGWKKLKEVFSMAGVVVRADILEDKDGKSRGIGTVTFEQSIEAVQAISMFNGQLLFDRPMHVKMDERALPKGDFFPPERPQQLPHGLGGIGMGLGPGGQPIDANHLNKGIGMGNIGPAGMGMEGIGFGINKMGGMEGPFGGGMENMGRFGSGMNMGRINEMERGMGGGFERDFARNKMGMSRSFGEPLGRGMEILSNALKRGEIIAKQGGGGGGGSVPGIERMGPGIDRIGGAGMERMGAGLGHGMDRVGSEIERMGLVMDRMGSVERMGSGIERMGPLGLDHMASSIERMGQTMERIGSGVERMGAGMGFGLERMAAPIDRVGQTIERMGSGVERMGPAIERMGLSMERMVPAGMGAGLERMGPVMDRMATGLERMGANNLERMGLERMGANSLERMGLERMGANSLERMGPAMGPALGAGIERMGLAMGGGGGASFDRAIEMERGNFGGSFAGSFGGAGGHAPGVARKACQIFVRNLPFDFTWKMLKDKFNECGHVLYADIKMENGKSKGCGVVKFESPEVAERACRMMNGMKLSGREIDVRIDRNA, from the exons ATGGAAGAAAGCATGAAAAAAGCTGCCGAAGTTCTAAACAAGCATAGTCTGAGTGGAAGACCACTGAAAGTCAAAGAA GATCCTGATGGTGAACATGCCAGGAGAGCAATGCAAAAGGTGATGGCTACGACCGGTGGGATGGGTATGGGACCAGGTGGCCCAGGAATGATTAATATCCCACCCAGTATCCTAAATAATCCTAACATCCCAAATGAGATTATCCATGCATTACAGGCTGGAAGACTTGGAAGCACGGTATTTGTAGCAAAT CTGGATTATAAAGTTGGCTGGAAGAAGCTGAAGGAAGTTTTTAGTATGGCTGGTGTGGTGGTCCGAGCAGACATTCTTGAGGATAAAGATGGAAAAAGTCGTGGAATAGGCACTGTTACTTTTGAACAGTCCATTGAAGCTGTGCAAGCCATAT CTATGTTTAATGGTCAACTGCTATTTGATAGACCAATGCACGTGAAAATG GATGAAAGGGCCTTACCAAAAGGAGATTTTTTCCCTCCTGAGCGTCCACAGCAACTTCCCC atggACTTGGTGGTATTGGCATGGGGTTAGGCCCAGGAGGACAGCCTATTGATGCCAATCACCTGAATAAAGGCATTGGCATGGGAAACATAGGACCCGCAG gaatggGAATGGAAGGCATAGgatttggaataaataaaatgggag GCATGGAGGGACCTTTTGGTGGCGGTATGGAAAACATGGGTCGATTTGGATCTGGGATGAACATGGGCAGAATAAATG AGATGGAGCGTGGCATGGGTGGAGGATTTGAGAGAGACTTTGCCAGAAACAAGATGGGAATGTCTCGAAGCTTTGGCGAGCCCCTTGGCAGAGGAATGG AAATCCTAAGTAATGCACTGAAGAGAGGAGAGATCATTGCAAAGCAGGGAGGAG gtggaggtggaggcagtGTCCCTGGGATCGAGAGGATGGGCCCTGGCATTGACCGCATTGGGGGTGCCGGCATGGAGCGCATGGGCGCAGGCCTGGGCCATGGCATGGATCGTGTGGGCTCCGAGATTGAGCGCATGGGCCTGGTCATGGACCGCATGGGCTCAGTTGAGCGCATGGGCTCTGGCATCGAGCGCATGGGCCCACTGGGCCTCGACCACATGGCCTCCAGCATCGAGCGCATGGGCCAGACCATGGAGCGCATCGGCTCTGGCGTGGAGCGCATGGGTGCCGGCATGGGCTTTGGCCTTGAGCGCATGGCCGCGCCCATCGACCGCGTGGGCCAGACCATTGAGCGCATGGGCTCTGGTGTAGAGCGTATGGGCCCTGCCATCGAGCGCATGGGCCTGAGCATGGAGCGCATGGTGCCCGCAGGCATGGGGGCTGGCCTGGAGCGCATGGGCCCTGTGATGGATCGCATGGCCACCGGCCTGGAGCGCATGGGCGCCAACAACCTGGAGCGAATGGGCCTGGAGCGAATGGGCGCCAACAGTCTCGAGCGCATGGGCCTGGAGCGCATGGGCGCCAACAGCCTGGAGCGCATGGGTCCTGCCATGGGTCCAGCCCTAGGTGCTGGCATTGAGCGTATGGGCCTGGCCATGGGTGGCGGTGGCGGTGCCAGCTTTGACCGCGCCATCGAGATGGAGCGTGGCAACTTTGGAGGAAGCTTCGCAGGTTCCTTTGGCGGAGCTGGAGGCCATGCTCCTGGGGTGGCCAGGAAGGCCTGCCAGATATTTGTGAGAAAT cTCCCATTTGATTTTACATGGAAGATGCTAAAAGACAAATTCAACGAATGTG GCCACGTGCTGTATGCCGACATCAAGATGGAGAACGGGAAGTCCAAGGGGTGCGGTGTGGTTAAGTTTGAGTCGCCAGAGGTGGCTGAGAGAGCCTGCCGGATGATGAATGGGATGAAGCTGAGTGGCCGAGAGATTGATGTTCGAATCGATAGAAATGCTTAA
- the HNRNPM gene encoding heterogeneous nuclear ribonucleoprotein M isoform X8, whose translation MEESMKKAAEVLNKHSLSGRPLKVKEDPDGEHARRAMQKVMATTGGMGMGPGGPGMINIPPSILNNPNIPNEIIHALQAGRLGSTVFVANLDYKVGWKKLKEVFSMAGVVVRADILEDKDGKSRGIGTVTFEQSIEAVQAISMFNGQLLFDRPMHVKMDERALPKGDFFPPERPQQLPHGLGGIGMGLGPGGQPIDANHLNKGIGMGNIGPAGMGMEGIGFGINKMGGMEGPFGGGMENMGRFGSGMNMGRINGGGGGSVPGIERMGPGIDRIGGAGMERMGAGLGHGMDRVGSEIERMGLVMDRMGSVERMGSGIERMGPLGLDHMASSIERMGQTMERIGSGVERMGAGMGFGLERMAAPIDRVGQTIERMGSGVERMGPAIERMGLSMERMVPAGMGAGLERMGPVMDRMATGLERMGANNLERMGLERMGANSLERMGLERMGANSLERMGPAMGPALGAGIERMGLAMGGGGGASFDRAIEMERGNFGGSFAGSFGGAGGHAPGVARKACQIFVRNLPFDFTWKMLKDKFNECGHVLYADIKMENGKSKGCGVVKFESPEVAERACRMMNGMKLSGREIDVRIDRNA comes from the exons ATGGAAGAAAGCATGAAAAAAGCTGCCGAAGTTCTAAACAAGCATAGTCTGAGTGGAAGACCACTGAAAGTCAAAGAA GATCCTGATGGTGAACATGCCAGGAGAGCAATGCAAAAGGTGATGGCTACGACCGGTGGGATGGGTATGGGACCAGGTGGCCCAGGAATGATTAATATCCCACCCAGTATCCTAAATAATCCTAACATCCCAAATGAGATTATCCATGCATTACAGGCTGGAAGACTTGGAAGCACGGTATTTGTAGCAAAT CTGGATTATAAAGTTGGCTGGAAGAAGCTGAAGGAAGTTTTTAGTATGGCTGGTGTGGTGGTCCGAGCAGACATTCTTGAGGATAAAGATGGAAAAAGTCGTGGAATAGGCACTGTTACTTTTGAACAGTCCATTGAAGCTGTGCAAGCCATAT CTATGTTTAATGGTCAACTGCTATTTGATAGACCAATGCACGTGAAAATG GATGAAAGGGCCTTACCAAAAGGAGATTTTTTCCCTCCTGAGCGTCCACAGCAACTTCCCC atggACTTGGTGGTATTGGCATGGGGTTAGGCCCAGGAGGACAGCCTATTGATGCCAATCACCTGAATAAAGGCATTGGCATGGGAAACATAGGACCCGCAG gaatggGAATGGAAGGCATAGgatttggaataaataaaatgggag GCATGGAGGGACCTTTTGGTGGCGGTATGGAAAACATGGGTCGATTTGGATCTGGGATGAACATGGGCAGAATAAATG gtggaggtggaggcagtGTCCCTGGGATCGAGAGGATGGGCCCTGGCATTGACCGCATTGGGGGTGCCGGCATGGAGCGCATGGGCGCAGGCCTGGGCCATGGCATGGATCGTGTGGGCTCCGAGATTGAGCGCATGGGCCTGGTCATGGACCGCATGGGCTCAGTTGAGCGCATGGGCTCTGGCATCGAGCGCATGGGCCCACTGGGCCTCGACCACATGGCCTCCAGCATCGAGCGCATGGGCCAGACCATGGAGCGCATCGGCTCTGGCGTGGAGCGCATGGGTGCCGGCATGGGCTTTGGCCTTGAGCGCATGGCCGCGCCCATCGACCGCGTGGGCCAGACCATTGAGCGCATGGGCTCTGGTGTAGAGCGTATGGGCCCTGCCATCGAGCGCATGGGCCTGAGCATGGAGCGCATGGTGCCCGCAGGCATGGGGGCTGGCCTGGAGCGCATGGGCCCTGTGATGGATCGCATGGCCACCGGCCTGGAGCGCATGGGCGCCAACAACCTGGAGCGAATGGGCCTGGAGCGAATGGGCGCCAACAGTCTCGAGCGCATGGGCCTGGAGCGCATGGGCGCCAACAGCCTGGAGCGCATGGGTCCTGCCATGGGTCCAGCCCTAGGTGCTGGCATTGAGCGTATGGGCCTGGCCATGGGTGGCGGTGGCGGTGCCAGCTTTGACCGCGCCATCGAGATGGAGCGTGGCAACTTTGGAGGAAGCTTCGCAGGTTCCTTTGGCGGAGCTGGAGGCCATGCTCCTGGGGTGGCCAGGAAGGCCTGCCAGATATTTGTGAGAAAT cTCCCATTTGATTTTACATGGAAGATGCTAAAAGACAAATTCAACGAATGTG GCCACGTGCTGTATGCCGACATCAAGATGGAGAACGGGAAGTCCAAGGGGTGCGGTGTGGTTAAGTTTGAGTCGCCAGAGGTGGCTGAGAGAGCCTGCCGGATGATGAATGGGATGAAGCTGAGTGGCCGAGAGATTGATGTTCGAATCGATAGAAATGCTTAA
- the HNRNPM gene encoding heterogeneous nuclear ribonucleoprotein M isoform X4 translates to MEESMKKAAEVLNKHSLSGRPLKVKEDPDGEHARRAMQKVMATTGGMGMGPGGPGMINIPPSILNNPNIPNEIIHALQAGRLGSTVFVANLDYKVGWKKLKEVFSMAGVVVRADILEDKDGKSRGIGTVTFEQSIEAVQAISMFNGQLLFDRPMHVKMDERALPKGDFFPPERPQQLPHGLGGIGMGLGPGGQPIDANHLNKGIGMGNIGPAGMGMEGIGFGINKMGGMEGPFGGGMENMGRFGSGMNMGRINEILSNALKRGEIIAKQGGGGGGGSVPGIERMGPGIDRIGGAGMERMGAGLGHGMDRVGSEIERMGLVMDRMGSVERMGSGIERMGPLGLDHMASSIERMGQTMERIGSGVERMGAGMGFGLERMAAPIDRVGQTIERMGSGVERMGPAIERMGLSMERMVPAGMGAGLERMGPVMDRMATGLERMGANNLERMGLERMGANSLERMGLERMGANSLERMGPAMGPALGAGIERMGLAMGGGGGASFDRAIEMERGNFGGSFAGSFGGAGGHAPGVARKACQIFVRNLPFDFTWKMLKDKFNECGHVLYADIKMENGKSKGCGVVKFESPEVAERACRMMNGMKLSGREIDVRIDRNA, encoded by the exons ATGGAAGAAAGCATGAAAAAAGCTGCCGAAGTTCTAAACAAGCATAGTCTGAGTGGAAGACCACTGAAAGTCAAAGAA GATCCTGATGGTGAACATGCCAGGAGAGCAATGCAAAAGGTGATGGCTACGACCGGTGGGATGGGTATGGGACCAGGTGGCCCAGGAATGATTAATATCCCACCCAGTATCCTAAATAATCCTAACATCCCAAATGAGATTATCCATGCATTACAGGCTGGAAGACTTGGAAGCACGGTATTTGTAGCAAAT CTGGATTATAAAGTTGGCTGGAAGAAGCTGAAGGAAGTTTTTAGTATGGCTGGTGTGGTGGTCCGAGCAGACATTCTTGAGGATAAAGATGGAAAAAGTCGTGGAATAGGCACTGTTACTTTTGAACAGTCCATTGAAGCTGTGCAAGCCATAT CTATGTTTAATGGTCAACTGCTATTTGATAGACCAATGCACGTGAAAATG GATGAAAGGGCCTTACCAAAAGGAGATTTTTTCCCTCCTGAGCGTCCACAGCAACTTCCCC atggACTTGGTGGTATTGGCATGGGGTTAGGCCCAGGAGGACAGCCTATTGATGCCAATCACCTGAATAAAGGCATTGGCATGGGAAACATAGGACCCGCAG gaatggGAATGGAAGGCATAGgatttggaataaataaaatgggag GCATGGAGGGACCTTTTGGTGGCGGTATGGAAAACATGGGTCGATTTGGATCTGGGATGAACATGGGCAGAATAAATG AAATCCTAAGTAATGCACTGAAGAGAGGAGAGATCATTGCAAAGCAGGGAGGAG gtggaggtggaggcagtGTCCCTGGGATCGAGAGGATGGGCCCTGGCATTGACCGCATTGGGGGTGCCGGCATGGAGCGCATGGGCGCAGGCCTGGGCCATGGCATGGATCGTGTGGGCTCCGAGATTGAGCGCATGGGCCTGGTCATGGACCGCATGGGCTCAGTTGAGCGCATGGGCTCTGGCATCGAGCGCATGGGCCCACTGGGCCTCGACCACATGGCCTCCAGCATCGAGCGCATGGGCCAGACCATGGAGCGCATCGGCTCTGGCGTGGAGCGCATGGGTGCCGGCATGGGCTTTGGCCTTGAGCGCATGGCCGCGCCCATCGACCGCGTGGGCCAGACCATTGAGCGCATGGGCTCTGGTGTAGAGCGTATGGGCCCTGCCATCGAGCGCATGGGCCTGAGCATGGAGCGCATGGTGCCCGCAGGCATGGGGGCTGGCCTGGAGCGCATGGGCCCTGTGATGGATCGCATGGCCACCGGCCTGGAGCGCATGGGCGCCAACAACCTGGAGCGAATGGGCCTGGAGCGAATGGGCGCCAACAGTCTCGAGCGCATGGGCCTGGAGCGCATGGGCGCCAACAGCCTGGAGCGCATGGGTCCTGCCATGGGTCCAGCCCTAGGTGCTGGCATTGAGCGTATGGGCCTGGCCATGGGTGGCGGTGGCGGTGCCAGCTTTGACCGCGCCATCGAGATGGAGCGTGGCAACTTTGGAGGAAGCTTCGCAGGTTCCTTTGGCGGAGCTGGAGGCCATGCTCCTGGGGTGGCCAGGAAGGCCTGCCAGATATTTGTGAGAAAT cTCCCATTTGATTTTACATGGAAGATGCTAAAAGACAAATTCAACGAATGTG GCCACGTGCTGTATGCCGACATCAAGATGGAGAACGGGAAGTCCAAGGGGTGCGGTGTGGTTAAGTTTGAGTCGCCAGAGGTGGCTGAGAGAGCCTGCCGGATGATGAATGGGATGAAGCTGAGTGGCCGAGAGATTGATGTTCGAATCGATAGAAATGCTTAA
- the HNRNPM gene encoding heterogeneous nuclear ribonucleoprotein M isoform X5 gives MEESMKKAAEVLNKHSLSGRPLKVKEDPDGEHARRAMQKAGRLGSTVFVANLDYKVGWKKLKEVFSMAGVVVRADILEDKDGKSRGIGTVTFEQSIEAVQAISMFNGQLLFDRPMHVKMDERALPKGDFFPPERPQQLPHGLGGIGMGLGPGGQPIDANHLNKGIGMGNIGPAGMGMEGIGFGINKMGGMEGPFGGGMENMGRFGSGMNMGRINEMERGMGGGFERDFARNKMGMSRSFGEPLGRGMEILSNALKRGEIIAKQGGGGGGGSVPGIERMGPGIDRIGGAGMERMGAGLGHGMDRVGSEIERMGLVMDRMGSVERMGSGIERMGPLGLDHMASSIERMGQTMERIGSGVERMGAGMGFGLERMAAPIDRVGQTIERMGSGVERMGPAIERMGLSMERMVPAGMGAGLERMGPVMDRMATGLERMGANNLERMGLERMGANSLERMGLERMGANSLERMGPAMGPALGAGIERMGLAMGGGGGASFDRAIEMERGNFGGSFAGSFGGAGGHAPGVARKACQIFVRNLPFDFTWKMLKDKFNECGHVLYADIKMENGKSKGCGVVKFESPEVAERACRMMNGMKLSGREIDVRIDRNA, from the exons ATGGAAGAAAGCATGAAAAAAGCTGCCGAAGTTCTAAACAAGCATAGTCTGAGTGGAAGACCACTGAAAGTCAAAGAA GATCCTGATGGTGAACATGCCAGGAGAGCAATGCAAAAG GCTGGAAGACTTGGAAGCACGGTATTTGTAGCAAAT CTGGATTATAAAGTTGGCTGGAAGAAGCTGAAGGAAGTTTTTAGTATGGCTGGTGTGGTGGTCCGAGCAGACATTCTTGAGGATAAAGATGGAAAAAGTCGTGGAATAGGCACTGTTACTTTTGAACAGTCCATTGAAGCTGTGCAAGCCATAT CTATGTTTAATGGTCAACTGCTATTTGATAGACCAATGCACGTGAAAATG GATGAAAGGGCCTTACCAAAAGGAGATTTTTTCCCTCCTGAGCGTCCACAGCAACTTCCCC atggACTTGGTGGTATTGGCATGGGGTTAGGCCCAGGAGGACAGCCTATTGATGCCAATCACCTGAATAAAGGCATTGGCATGGGAAACATAGGACCCGCAG gaatggGAATGGAAGGCATAGgatttggaataaataaaatgggag GCATGGAGGGACCTTTTGGTGGCGGTATGGAAAACATGGGTCGATTTGGATCTGGGATGAACATGGGCAGAATAAATG AGATGGAGCGTGGCATGGGTGGAGGATTTGAGAGAGACTTTGCCAGAAACAAGATGGGAATGTCTCGAAGCTTTGGCGAGCCCCTTGGCAGAGGAATGG AAATCCTAAGTAATGCACTGAAGAGAGGAGAGATCATTGCAAAGCAGGGAGGAG gtggaggtggaggcagtGTCCCTGGGATCGAGAGGATGGGCCCTGGCATTGACCGCATTGGGGGTGCCGGCATGGAGCGCATGGGCGCAGGCCTGGGCCATGGCATGGATCGTGTGGGCTCCGAGATTGAGCGCATGGGCCTGGTCATGGACCGCATGGGCTCAGTTGAGCGCATGGGCTCTGGCATCGAGCGCATGGGCCCACTGGGCCTCGACCACATGGCCTCCAGCATCGAGCGCATGGGCCAGACCATGGAGCGCATCGGCTCTGGCGTGGAGCGCATGGGTGCCGGCATGGGCTTTGGCCTTGAGCGCATGGCCGCGCCCATCGACCGCGTGGGCCAGACCATTGAGCGCATGGGCTCTGGTGTAGAGCGTATGGGCCCTGCCATCGAGCGCATGGGCCTGAGCATGGAGCGCATGGTGCCCGCAGGCATGGGGGCTGGCCTGGAGCGCATGGGCCCTGTGATGGATCGCATGGCCACCGGCCTGGAGCGCATGGGCGCCAACAACCTGGAGCGAATGGGCCTGGAGCGAATGGGCGCCAACAGTCTCGAGCGCATGGGCCTGGAGCGCATGGGCGCCAACAGCCTGGAGCGCATGGGTCCTGCCATGGGTCCAGCCCTAGGTGCTGGCATTGAGCGTATGGGCCTGGCCATGGGTGGCGGTGGCGGTGCCAGCTTTGACCGCGCCATCGAGATGGAGCGTGGCAACTTTGGAGGAAGCTTCGCAGGTTCCTTTGGCGGAGCTGGAGGCCATGCTCCTGGGGTGGCCAGGAAGGCCTGCCAGATATTTGTGAGAAAT cTCCCATTTGATTTTACATGGAAGATGCTAAAAGACAAATTCAACGAATGTG GCCACGTGCTGTATGCCGACATCAAGATGGAGAACGGGAAGTCCAAGGGGTGCGGTGTGGTTAAGTTTGAGTCGCCAGAGGTGGCTGAGAGAGCCTGCCGGATGATGAATGGGATGAAGCTGAGTGGCCGAGAGATTGATGTTCGAATCGATAGAAATGCTTAA